In Campylobacter porcelli, the sequence AGCATAGATGATGTGGGTAAAAGTGGAATGTATCTTTTAAGCGACCTTGCTAGTGGTGTAACTGGCGAAATTCACTATGTAGATGCTGGGTATAATATAATGGGAATGGGCGATGTGGCAGTAGATCAAAACGGTGCTACCATTCTTGCGTGGGATAAGAAGTGAATTTAAAAATATTGAGTTAAATTTTTAAATTAGATTTGTATATAAATTTAAAACTAAGTTGGATATATTCTTTAAAGTAATAGTCTGAATTTGCTACTTTAAAGAATTGTAAAATAGTTAAATTTATTTAGAAATTATTAAGATTTTAAGCAATAAAGCCTGATTAGCAATGCATAAAAATAGGGGTGGATTTTATGGAGTATTATACATTAAATGGAAATTAGAAAGGCGGATGGGCGTTAGATTTGCACACTATAAGTAGTGAGCCTTTAGGGGGGGGCGTTATAATACTACACATACAGAAATAGGTCGTATGATTTACGATTTAAAATACAATAATTTAATCTCTCTTGATGACAAGATAAAATTAGCTGAAAAGTTAGCAACCATCGCTGTTGATTTTTTAAATAGTAAGATTATGGTTGCTCCATATATATGGGTTATAGTACCAGCTCCAGCTTCAAAAGATAGAGAAATACAGCCGTTGTATTTGTTGGCTGATAGAGTGGCTTATTTGCTTAATAAAGCGATTGATTTTGACTATATTAAAAAAATAAAAAATACTGATGAATTAAAATCCATAGATGATCCAGATGAGAGAGCTAGAATTTTAAAAGATGCTTTTAGATGCGATAAGAGATATAAAAATAAAAAAATTTTACTAATTGATGATTTGTTTAGAAGTGGTGCTACTTTAAACGAAATTACAAAAACACTTTATACACAAGGTGAAGTTAATAATGTGTATGCTTTATGCTTTACAAAAACTAGGAGCAAAAGATGAATAATGAAAAAGTTTTTATTTCTG encodes:
- a CDS encoding ComF family protein, translating into MIYDLKYNNLISLDDKIKLAEKLATIAVDFLNSKIMVAPYIWVIVPAPASKDREIQPLYLLADRVAYLLNKAIDFDYIKKIKNTDELKSIDDPDERARILKDAFRCDKRYKNKKILLIDDLFRSGATLNEITKTLYTQGEVNNVYALCFTKTRSKR